The DNA sequence GCAGATTTAGAGGCATATGTATACCCACAATTCTTCATTTTAATTGGAGCTCTTCAAGGAGTGCCTTGCTAGATATGTTGGTCCCCGCAATGCTCTTTACAGCTTAGGAGAGACAACACAGGCGGAGCTCAGTAGCGTAGCCATTGAGATTATAACCGAGTGCTCCTTGATTGGAATAAACTAGGTCTAGCTGAGATCAAAATCTGCCAGGCAGTTGAAGAACGAGGCATTGTAGCAAGTCGGATCGATGAACCCCGGAGCAAGTTCAGGTATCATTAAGCCCTGCCCTTCCGCAACGGTAACTGCTGGAGGTACATTACTGTTGGCGCGCTCCACGTCGTTCGAATCGTGAGGCGTCGGAATCGATTTCAGTGGTTCGGCATTCCATTTCTCGATAGAATCCGAGAGAATGTCAGCCGCAGTGGATCGGACACAATCATACGCACATTCAGCGGAGCCCCAGGTCCGCTTCGTACTTTTCAGACACCCGAGAATGAGGGTGACGCGATTACAATGGTGATCAAAACACTCTTCGGAGTGATTGATAGAAGTTGCGAGCTGGATCATACCACATAGAGCCAATGCGGGGATGACGAAAGGCGTGTGCTTTTGGATGTTCGGACAGATAGAAATGGAGTCAGAGACACGCCGGGAGGCTTCGGTCGCCTTGATACTATGGACCAAGCGTGGAAATGTCGATGAGAGGTGGCAGGGTGCAGACGGCCAAAAGCAGTCGTCGGGCTGTGTGAGGAGCGGCCGAAGATCGCTGCGCGGTAGATGCAGCAACATGGTGGCATACGCAATGATCAGATGTGCTTGGAAGATCATCTCATCCACATTACCATATGAGTCCACAATATCCAGTTTGCGGGAGGGTAGGTGGTTGACCCAGCTGACAAGGGCATTTTCAATGGCTTGGAGATGGTCGCGATGATAATCCCGCAGGCGATTCAGGACCAAAACGCGACACAGGATCGTTACCGCTTCAATGCGGTAGCTGAAGGACGAGAAGGCGACCTCTTGGGCCGCGAAAACCCTGCGTTTGAAGTCCAGCATCTTGCGTGGCGGTGGGATCTCGCCACATCCCGTGTATGCAGATTCATCGCAAGGCAAGCCGACCTCCGGAGCGACCGTAGTACATCGAAAGGTAATCGTTTTAAGCGGAACGGCCATGAATATGTCCGTGATGTATAGTTCCCACCACGTTCTTCTCATACTCTCGGCTTCAACAGATCTCTCAGGATGGGCCGACGATGCGAAATCTCCCCGATGCATACCCAGCTCAAAGGCGATCTCCGCACTTTGCGAGAACGCTTCCTGGGCCTTTTGTCGCTCACCACGGGCATACAGAGCAATGGAGTAGATCAACCAAGCCTGAACCATACATGGCGAGCGGTCCGGATTGGATTCCAGTGCGGCATCGACCTTGTCCTTCAGCTGTTGGCGGGGACCGGATGGCAAGTAGTGGGACCCGACGAATTCGACGACTAGttgaagaaagggagggtAATCGCGATCCTTGTATAACGTGCTAGGGACCAATATAGGATGTGCGACATGGAAATGCTCATAATACAATCGAGCACAACGGTCATCTTCGTCCCATAACCTCTCTGGTGGTTCTAAACGATCTGAACTGGCATCATTCGGCGATAGGATCGCCGGCCATGGGACACCTACAAGGCCAGGACGGCTACTTCGCTGCAACGAGATATTGCTACTATCAGGCGTGTTCATTGGACCAGGTGCACTCGATACTTGCAGGGGTAGTCCCGTCGCATGGTGAGGTGTTTGGATATTATTCCCCGTGCCATTCCCGGGAGAGTAATGGCTGGCACTGATACCAAACGCATCATCCAGTTTCGAAGCCGAGGGCTGATGTtgttgtggatgatgatacACAATCTCATGGCGTGGCTTTCGACGCCCTCCCcgacgagaaggaagatatTGACAGACAAAGCCACCTTGGGTACAACGCGAACAGGATGGTTGATTGGCGTCACATTTGAGATGCTGTTTGCGGCATTCCGTGCAAGCAAGGGCGGCGAGGCCAGTTTGCCGGGTGGATCGTCTCGGGGtcatgttgatcatgatAACGATgatattaaaaataaattaaatgTCGATCACTATCATCTTACTTGGATGACACGGTCTATGGGACGTTAACTCGTCATCATGCTATCTGGGGGGTTAGGGTTGTAGTTGAAGATGTGACCTTTTGAATGGACGAGCCAACCatcgattttctttcttttttcccgtTGATTTCCCGTTGCGCTTTTGGTCTCTTCAGTCTCCCCGATTTTACTCAAAAGGGATTAgtggcgaggagaagataCTTTACAATCACCTCcagaaaacgaaaaagacCAGAAACATAGGTGAAACTTGACGCAGATGGAAGTATAACGTTATCCCTGTAGCATCATGGATAGTAGCGTCTTGCCACGGCTCCCGTCGGTGGTCCGCACCGTCTGGAGCGGAAACTGTCGCAATCGGCGATTGCGATCTGTCCTTACCCTACCCGTCGAGCGAGCTCACTACTCTACTCAAGATATCAGAAACTATCGCTATGAACGCTAACACTCTGGAATTGTTCTATTGCAGAAGATCGAGCTCTTTGATAGGATAGCTGGCCCACCGCCATTCGCTCAGCAGACTGATTTGCATCATCAGTGCCACTATCAAGAGCCAAGACGCGTGGATCCACGTTCAATCGGCGATTAAGATGGCCCCGTGAAAGCTGTCAATCGGCGATTGCGCTATCAGGGGGTGTTTGATGGTCATAATATGATCCCCCGGTATGGCGGTCAATCAATGAATAAATATACTGGGCGTGCTCAAACACTCCTTGAAGTTTCTCCAAGTGCTACAATCACTCACTAGGatccaaaaagaaatcatgtTGGCTTCCGCTATACACTTGCCTCTCCCGTTGCCGCACGGCCCATCGCCATGCGATCACCGTTTCTTACCTCCCACGTATGATTTACAAGATCTCGTCCATGATATCAAGTCCTACCTCGGCGATTCCTCGGGAATCGATTCATCAGACATAGACCATGAACACTTGATTGCGCTGGCGCAGAAGTATGTCTCAAATCCGAATGATTGGCTGCGGTTCTTCTACAACGATCCGAGTAAGAACTATACCCGCAATGCCATCGAAAACATCAACCGCAAGGCAAACATTGTATGTTCACCATTCCTCTGATGGCAcgaaggcgttgaagacCGTAACTGACTTGCCcaagctgctgctggtatgGAATCCAGGCAAAGGCTCCCCCATCCACGACCATGCCAATGCCCATTGCATCATGAAGGTTTTGGCTGGCGAATTGACCGAAACGGTCTACCATCCTCCCCATAGCGAAGGGGACGAGACAAGCCCGCTCCAGCTCAAACACCAGAAGCGATATCAAACAGATCAAGTGACATATATCTCGGACGATATTGGCTTACATCGGGTTCATAACCCAAGTCCGAATCAAGTTGCAGTTTCCCTTCACAGTATGTATTGGTCAAACTCTACCAACCTGTTGTAATACTGACCACTCTTAGTCTATACCCCTCCTAACGCCGCCGATTATGGCTACCATATCTTCGATGGGGCCACTGGAAAGGCCAGTTTTGTATCGCAAGCACATGCTCATTCGAATACTGAGAAGCCTGCTTGTCAGGCGTGACACACAAACGTCCTGAAATAGTTGTCGTCGACCGACCACTATGTGGAAGGGTCAGGTACCCTTTTTATTGTCATTTATCTGTCAGATTTATCCATGGCTCATATATCCCAGcgttgctcttgttctgTCtgattttattcttattattctttCGGTTACCTGTTTCTATTATCGCACAATATCCCACACTATAGTGTTAATTAAGGTCATAGCAGTCCAATCATTAATTGATCCAAAGTATTTTGACGCTAAGCTTTTCTGAAGTTGAGTTCTACCCTAAATAACTAAGCATCTCTGAACAGGTTGCTACTGTGGCCGATAGTATCACGGAGAAGTGCAGTGTAGTCGCTTGCAAAAGCTATTAAacaagaaatgaagagagcTGGAGGACGAATTCCCTTATACGTATAACTGACATATATTGGTCGTATATCAGTGGCTAGTTAGTCCCGATTCTACCAGCGGCAACTCTTCTGATTAAAATGATAGGCTGTAGATTATGCCTGCGATATTGCAAGTCCCATAAAATCTATACCTCTCTAATATCCAGGACTCTAGTTTGATGcccaaaaaacaaaaaaataagaagaaaaactttttttctaaaaGAAGGGGGGGGAGGGATAGAAAGACGATGTAAAGCAATTAATAAACAGAAATGCGGCCCAATAACACTGCATAGCAGAGAAGTATTCTTCCCACGTAGATTGCGTCGTTGGGAAAACAAGACGAGTAGCCACAGCATGGCAACATAGTGGCTAGTACTACTGATTAATATAATGCCTTGAACGCATATTCTGCGTAAACTATGTTCCTGACTCTATCTATTAGGGTTGTTCAATGTTCCCGTGGAGTGATGTGCACATGATGTCATGCGTACGAGTTGCTATTTCTTGCCTCAGCCTGGAAGATATTTGACATTCCGGACCCATTCCATGGACTTATCGGAAAAAAATAACTGAGTACATCTATCGCAATGCATCACTTGACCGTCGACCTTTGCAACACCGAAGCCCCAACCCGCGATGCGCCGGGAGATGTGCCTGCTAGCCTTCCGTCTGCAAAGGATAGCAAGCAGCATCCACGCCGGGGAGGTGACGAAAACGCATCGGTGTACTTTATCGGGACAGCAACAACTATCATGTAAGCTAGAATTCGATTTGTATAGGTTCTGAGGCTGATGACAAGTAGTGAATGGGAAGGGTTGCGGGTCATGACCGATGTTGGTTCTCTATCACGACCATAGGACGGACTATATAGGAATGATGCTGATTTAACCATAAGCCCAATTTCCTTCATGCAGGAGACCATGTCCATCTCGGTCCGGGCGTGACGAGTACACGCAGAACAAATCCTGCTGTGGACTTGCATGAGTTACCCCGGGTTGACGTCGtcctcctttctcattaTCATGGGTACGCCAGTCTCCCGTGAACTGCGTCTCGCTTGTTCCCTTAGGATATACTGACTTACATTGTGAAGCGATCATTTTGATCAAAAAGTCGAATCATCACTCCGTCGCGATCTGCCGATCATCACGACTCCACATGCCAAATCGACATTGACGTCCAAGGGCGAGGACTCATTCACGAGAGTGTATGACCTTGAGCCCTTTCAAGATGCTACCATAGATATTACAGGAAACACCTCGAAGAAACAAGCCCGCGTACGAGTGACGGGAATGCCCGGAAAGCATGTTCCCACAGGGGTCATTGAGAAATTGAACGATCTAGTCTCTGCTGTATACCTCCCCATCACCTCGAATTTCTTGCCGGAGGGCCCAAAAGATTAAGATGCATCAGTCGATCAGCTAGAGGCTAATGAAGTAATATAGATCCCCCCAACGAATGGCTGGATGATTGAGCTAGGCTACAGTGACGGCTCGTCAACTACAGATCTCACGGTCGGATATCGCATTTACATCTCCGGCGACACACTACTGATCGACGACTTGAAAGAAATCCCCAGGCGCTATGGTGATCAAAAGATCGACTTGATGTTGGCGCATCTTGGTGGGACGACTGTACCATCACCGGCATTGGGCCCATTGGCGATGATGGTGACGATGGACGCAAAGCAGGGAGTGCAGCTGATGCAGCTGATACGGCCCGATGTGACCATTCCAATCCATTATGACGACTATGACGTGTTCGCCAGTTCATTGGAAGACTTTCGAAAACAGGTCGAGGAGGCTGGATTGGGTAGTGGTGTGGTCTATCTAGACCGCGGAGAGGAGTATCGGTTTCGCGTGAGAGCTTGATCTTTTTTAACCTGCCTGCAATTCCCTTCGAGTAAGCTCGCATGTGGTGGGATGTTCTTCAATGATAAATTGATAATTAACGATCATATTTCCGTACTTCGTGAGGCTATTGGTAAACGGGCTCGGGTTGAAGAACAAGTCACGTATGATATTAACTTCAACTCTAGAACGCTATGTAGTCATTTAGTCTAGTCCAAGGCAGGTCTATAATCTATATCCAAATTATTATTCATCAGCAATATTCAAAACTTGACCTTCCATCCCCAGCCACCCGCAACTCCCCTGGCCACCGCGAACGCAACAGCCGACGCCAGGTATAGAACACCGCCGAAGATGATCAAACCCCAATACTCGCCTCCATTGCTTTCCTGTATTGCACCAGCGAGGGGAATGCCAATCAATGTACCGACACTGACAAGCGTGAAAGTAGTCCCATTACGCTTTCCATAATCTTCAGTGCGGCAGACCTGCGAGATACACACAGGCGTCAAGCTGATCGCAGCCCCGCTCCAGAACCCGAATAGCACGGCATATGCAATGATTGCACCTTCGTTAGTGCCCGCTTTGTACCATAGCGCCAGCGTACAGATCGCGCAAATAACTGCTGTGGTGGTCATCACGTTGAATCGGCCCATTCGGTCGGCCAGGATTCCCGGGAACGCTCGCCCTGGGATAGCCCCCGCGTTCAGGAACACGGACAGCTTGTATGCCATGGATTGTTCCAAGCCGGCGTACAACCCATAAGAGACAATGTACGTGTATGGGATGAAGACGGCAAACTCGACTAGCCAGACAGCCAGTGTGGTCAAGGCATATTTCGGTTCCAAGAGGGCTTTCAGGTCAATTGCCATACCAGCCTGCTGGTTGGGGGGTAGTCGCGTCTTGAGTAATAAGCAAGCCAAAGCAcacaaaacaaaggaaataattCCGATGATTCGCATTGCCCAGGCGAAGCCGAGTGTCGGGCCAATGTATAGAATAATTAAAGGGAAGAAGACGCCACCGAGACCGCCAGCAGTGCAAGCAATACCGGTTGCAAGGCCGCGACGTACATCAAACCAGTGACCGACGGCGGAGATGGCTGGGGTAAACAggcagcaagaagagatACCACCAAGGACGCTGAAGGACAGGAATATTTGGTAATATTCTGTCGGGAAATTAGCAAGGATTCTCTTGCGTTCGGCATGACCTGACACCTACCGGTACTTGcactgaagaagaagacggataGAACTATGCCAATGGATCCT is a window from the Aspergillus oryzae RIB40 DNA, chromosome 6 genome containing:
- a CDS encoding Zn(II)2Cys6 transcription factor (predicted protein) → MTPRRSTRQTGLAALACTECRKQHLKCDANQPSCSRCTQGGFVCQYLPSRRGGRRKPRHEIVYHHPQQHQPSASKLDDAFGISASHYSPGNGTGNNIQTPHHATGLPLQVSSAPGPMNTPDSSNISLQRSSRPGLVGVPWPAILSPNDASSDRLEPPERLWDEDDRCARLYYEHFHVAHPILVPSTLYKDRDYPPFLQLVVEFVGSHYLPSGPRQQLKDKVDAALESNPDRSPCMVQAWLIYSIALYARGERQKAQEAFSQSAEIAFELGMHRGDFASSAHPERSVEAESMRRTWWELYITDIFMAVPLKTITFRCTTVAPEVGLPCDESAYTGCGEIPPPRKMLDFKRRVFAAQEVAFSSFSYRIEAVTILCRVLVLNRLRDYHRDHLQAIENALVSWVNHLPSRKLDIVDSYGNVDEMIFQAHLIIAYATMLLHLPRSDLRPLLTQPDDCFWPSAPCHLSSTFPRLVHSIKATEASRRVSDSISICPNIQKHTPFVIPALALCGMIQLATSINHSEECFDHHCNRVTLILGCLKSTKRTWGSAECAYDCVRSTAADILSDSIEKWNAEPLKSIPTPHDSNDVERANSNVPPAVTVAEGQGLMIPELAPGFIDPTCYNASFFNCLADFDLS
- a CDS encoding putative cysteine dioxygenase (cysteine dioxygenase CDO1), translated to MLASAIHLPLPLPHGPSPCDHRFLPPTYDLQDLVHDIKSYLGDSSGIDSSDIDHEHLIALAQKYVSNPNDWLRFFYNDPSKNYTRNAIENINRKANILLLVWNPGKGSPIHDHANAHCIMKVLAGELTETVYHPPHSEGDETSPLQLKHQKRYQTDQVTYISDDIGLHRVHNPSPNQVAVSLHIYTPPNAADYGYHIFDGATGKASFVSQAHAHSNTEKPACQA
- a CDS encoding MBL fold metallo-hydrolase (predicted protein); this translates as MHHLTVDLCNTEAPTRDAPGDVPASLPSAKDSKQHPRRGGDENASVYFIGTATTIIEWEGLRVMTDPNFLHAGDHVHLGPGVTSTRRTNPAVDLHELPRVDVVLLSHYHGDHFDQKVESSLRRDLPIITTPHAKSTLTSKGEDSFTRVYDLEPFQDATIDITGNTSKKQARVRVTGMPGKHVPTGVIEKLNDLVSAIPPTNGWMIELGYSDGSSTTDLTVGYRIYISGDTLLIDDLKEIPRRYGDQKIDLMLAHLGGTTVPSPALGPLAMMVTMDAKQGVQLMQLIRPDVTIPIHYDDYDVFASSLEDFRKQVEEAGLGSGVVYLDRGEEYRFRVRA
- a CDS encoding putative oxalate/formate antiporter (monocarboxylate transporter); the protein is MADTESNACQHAINEHATEDVTQSKPQKTIRSAISNIVEKTRADPCEHYQDAKYPEGGLRAWLVVLGSWCAMVPSMGLLNTIGVLHAWTADHQLAQYSSSSLGWIFGAFSFFLYFGGAQVGPIFDSRGVLPVVLPGSIGIVLSVFFFSASTEYYQIFLSFSVLGGISSCCLFTPAISAVGHWFDVRRGLATGIACTAGGLGGVFFPLIILYIGPTLGFAWAMRIIGIISFVLCALACLLLKTRLPPNQQAGMAIDLKALLEPKYALTTLAVWLVEFAVFIPYTYIVSYGLYAGLEQSMAYKLSVFLNAGAIPGRAFPGILADRMGRFNVMTTTAVICAICTLALWYKAGTNEGAIIAYAVLFGFWSGAAISLTPVCISQVCRTEDYGKRNGTTFTLVSVGTLIGIPLAGAIQESNGGEYWGLIIFGGVLYLASAVAFAVARGVAGGWGWKVKF